In Streptomyces sp. NBC_00414, a single window of DNA contains:
- a CDS encoding endo-1,4-beta-xylanase: MLTRTFTDHTATPPPRRSRTRRALVFGMASLLAAAGVTALAGTATAASTLGAAAAEKGRYFGTAVAANHLGEAAYASTLDTEFNSVTPENEMKWDAVEPSRNSFSYGSADQIVSRAQSKGMKVRGHTLVWHSQLPGWVGGLGASDLRTAMNNHITQVMTHYKGKIHSWDVVNEAFQDGSSGARRSSPFQDKLGNGFIEEAFRTARATDPAAKLCYNDYNTDGVNAKSNAVYNMVKDFKARGVPIDCVGFQSHFNSASPVPGDYRTNLQRFADLGVDVQITELDIEGSGSAQATSYTNVVNACLGVSRCTGITVWGVTDKYSWRASGTPLLFDGNYGKKAAYTAVLTALGGSGGGGGGGNGACTVSYSRTNEWSDRFNGQVTVTAGSAAITSWTVNVTVTSPQKISTTWNGTPSWDSSGDVMTMRPNGNGNLAAGASTSFGFTVMKNGNSAAPTIGSCSAS; encoded by the coding sequence ATGCTCACCCGTACGTTCACGGACCACACGGCCACGCCTCCGCCCCGCCGGTCCCGCACTCGAAGAGCCCTGGTGTTCGGCATGGCGAGCCTGCTCGCCGCGGCCGGCGTCACCGCTCTCGCGGGAACGGCCACGGCGGCCAGCACGCTCGGTGCCGCGGCGGCCGAGAAGGGCCGCTACTTCGGCACCGCGGTCGCGGCCAACCACCTGGGCGAGGCCGCGTACGCCTCGACGCTCGACACGGAGTTCAACTCCGTGACCCCGGAGAACGAGATGAAGTGGGACGCCGTCGAGCCCAGCCGCAACTCCTTCTCGTACGGATCCGCCGACCAGATCGTCAGCCGTGCCCAGAGCAAGGGCATGAAGGTCCGCGGGCACACCCTCGTCTGGCACTCCCAACTGCCCGGCTGGGTCGGGGGGCTGGGCGCCTCCGACCTCAGAACGGCGATGAACAACCACATCACCCAGGTCATGACCCACTACAAGGGCAAGATCCACTCCTGGGACGTCGTCAACGAGGCCTTCCAGGACGGCAGCAGCGGCGCCCGGCGCAGCTCGCCCTTCCAGGACAAGCTCGGCAACGGCTTCATCGAGGAGGCGTTCCGCACCGCACGGGCGACGGACCCGGCCGCCAAGCTCTGTTACAACGACTACAACACCGACGGGGTCAACGCGAAGAGCAACGCCGTCTACAACATGGTGAAGGACTTCAAGGCACGCGGTGTGCCGATCGACTGCGTGGGCTTCCAGTCCCACTTCAACAGCGCCTCCCCGGTGCCCGGCGACTACCGGACGAACCTGCAGCGCTTCGCCGACCTGGGCGTCGACGTGCAGATCACCGAGCTGGACATCGAGGGCTCCGGCTCGGCGCAGGCCACCAGCTACACCAACGTGGTGAACGCCTGCCTCGGCGTCTCCCGCTGCACGGGGATCACCGTCTGGGGCGTCACCGACAAGTACTCCTGGCGTGCGAGCGGCACACCGCTGCTGTTCGACGGCAACTACGGCAAGAAGGCCGCCTACACCGCCGTACTCACCGCGCTCGGCGGCTCGGGCGGCGGAGGCGGGGGTGGCAACGGCGCCTGCACGGTGTCGTACAGCAGGACGAACGAGTGGAGCGACCGGTTCAACGGCCAGGTGACGGTGACCGCGGGCAGTGCCGCCATCACGAGTTGGACGGTGAACGTCACGGTGACCTCTCCGCAGAAGATCTCCACGACCTGGAACGGCACGCCCAGCTGGGACTCCAGCGGCGACGTCATGACCATGAGGCCCAACGGCAACGGGAACCTCGCGGCCGGAGCGTCGACGAGCTTCGGGTTCACCGTCATGAAGAACGGCAACTCCGCCGCTCCCACGATCGGTTCGTGCAGCGCCTCCTGA
- a CDS encoding UBP-type zinc finger domain-containing protein has product MTTSDTAGIDPTVPPSGTGCVECEAAQGWWFHLRRCAQCGHVGCCDDSPAKHATAHHQSTGHPFIRSFEPGEAWFWNFETSELYESGPDLAPPLSHPADQPAPGPAGRVPANWAQTLR; this is encoded by the coding sequence ATGACCACCTCGGACACTGCCGGAATCGACCCGACCGTGCCGCCGAGCGGTACCGGTTGCGTGGAGTGCGAGGCCGCGCAGGGCTGGTGGTTCCATCTGCGGCGCTGCGCCCAGTGCGGTCACGTCGGCTGTTGCGACGACTCCCCCGCCAAGCACGCCACGGCCCACCACCAGAGCACGGGCCATCCCTTCATCCGCAGTTTCGAGCCGGGCGAGGCCTGGTTCTGGAACTTCGAGACGTCCGAGCTGTACGAGTCCGGGCCCGACCTCGCCCCGCCGCTCAGCCACCCGGCCGACCAGCCCGCGCCGGGTCCCGCGGGACGGGTGCCGGCGAACTGGGCGCAGACGCTCCGCTGA
- a CDS encoding FAD-dependent oxidoreductase: MAQGTDAARTVILTVDDDPGVSRAVARDLRRRYGETYRIVRAESGESALDALRELKLRGDLVAVILADYRMPQMNGIEFLEQALDVYPSARRVLLTAYADTNAAIDAINVVDLDHYLLKPWDPPEEKLYPVLDDLLAAWRTSDHRAVPITKVVGHRWSARSSDVREFLARNQVPYRWYSSDEPEGKRLLACAEQDGERLPLVVTADGAVLVEPDDQQLAAQVGLATTPTAEFYDLVVIGGGPAGLGAAVYGASEGLRTVLVERSATGGQAGQSSRIENYLGFPDGVSGGQLTDRARRQATKFGAEILTAREVTGLEVTGASRTVRFADGSAISAHCVILATGVSYRQLESPGADDLTGCGVFYGSALTEAPACQGQDVYIVGGANSAGQAAMYLARGAKSVTLLVRGSSLAASMSHYLIEQIANAPNISVRTGTVVDAVHGSDHLEQLTLRDLASGHTELVDAQWMFVFIGAAPLTDWLDGTVLRDERGFIVAGPDLAVGGESPPDWELDRPPYHLETNVPGVFVAGDARAESAKRVASAVGEGAMAVMLVHRYLEQS; the protein is encoded by the coding sequence ATGGCACAGGGCACAGACGCAGCACGGACCGTCATCCTGACCGTGGACGACGACCCGGGAGTCTCGCGTGCGGTGGCCCGTGACCTGCGGCGCCGCTACGGCGAGACGTACCGGATCGTGCGCGCGGAGTCCGGGGAGAGCGCGCTCGACGCGCTGCGCGAGCTGAAGCTGCGCGGTGATCTCGTCGCGGTGATCCTGGCGGACTACCGGATGCCGCAGATGAACGGGATCGAGTTCCTGGAGCAGGCCCTCGACGTGTACCCGAGCGCGCGCCGGGTGCTGCTGACGGCGTACGCGGACACGAACGCGGCGATCGACGCGATCAACGTGGTGGATCTGGACCACTACCTCCTCAAGCCCTGGGACCCGCCGGAGGAGAAGCTCTACCCCGTCCTGGACGACCTGCTGGCCGCCTGGCGGACCTCCGACCACCGGGCCGTCCCGATCACGAAGGTCGTCGGTCACCGCTGGTCCGCGCGGTCCTCGGACGTACGGGAGTTCCTGGCCCGCAACCAGGTGCCGTACCGCTGGTACTCGTCGGACGAGCCGGAGGGCAAGCGGCTGCTGGCCTGCGCGGAGCAGGACGGCGAGCGGCTGCCGCTCGTGGTCACCGCGGACGGGGCGGTGCTGGTGGAGCCCGACGATCAGCAGCTGGCCGCCCAGGTGGGCCTCGCCACGACGCCGACCGCCGAGTTCTACGACCTGGTCGTGATCGGCGGCGGCCCGGCCGGGCTCGGCGCGGCGGTGTACGGCGCCTCGGAGGGTCTGCGGACGGTACTCGTCGAGCGTTCCGCGACCGGCGGGCAGGCGGGCCAGAGCTCCCGTATCGAGAACTACCTCGGCTTCCCGGACGGCGTGTCCGGCGGGCAGCTCACCGACCGTGCGCGACGGCAGGCGACGAAGTTCGGCGCCGAGATCCTGACGGCACGCGAGGTGACAGGTCTGGAGGTCACCGGTGCCTCGCGCACCGTGCGCTTCGCGGACGGGTCGGCCATCTCCGCGCACTGCGTGATCCTGGCGACGGGCGTGTCCTACCGGCAGCTGGAGTCGCCGGGTGCCGACGACCTGACCGGGTGCGGGGTCTTCTACGGGTCGGCCCTGACCGAGGCCCCCGCGTGCCAGGGGCAGGACGTGTACATCGTCGGCGGGGCGAACTCCGCCGGACAGGCCGCCATGTATCTCGCCCGGGGTGCCAAGTCGGTCACCCTGCTGGTGCGGGGCTCGTCCCTGGCCGCGTCGATGTCCCACTATCTGATCGAGCAGATCGCGAACGCCCCGAACATCTCGGTGCGCACCGGGACGGTCGTCGACGCGGTGCACGGCTCCGACCACCTGGAACAGCTCACCCTGCGCGATCTGGCGAGCGGTCACACCGAACTCGTCGACGCCCAGTGGATGTTCGTGTTCATCGGCGCCGCGCCGCTCACCGACTGGCTGGACGGCACGGTCCTGCGGGACGAGCGCGGGTTCATCGTCGCCGGGCCCGACCTGGCGGTCGGCGGGGAGTCGCCGCCCGACTGGGAGCTGGACCGGCCGCCGTACCACCTGGAGACCAATGTGCCCGGGGTGTTCGTGGCGGGTGACGCGCGGGCCGAGTCCGCCAAGCGCGTCGCCTCCGCCGTAGGAGAGGGAGCCATGGCCGTGATGCTCGTCCACCGGTACCTGGAGCAGTCATGA
- a CDS encoding GH92 family glycosyl hydrolase — MVLRSTAVSRRFGTRAAALTLTTALAAALPGPVSSAADATATPARPTAYVDPLIGTANGGNTYPGANLPYGMIGWSPTSTRGDQTSTGAANGYEYGATRLRGLSLTHVNGAGCNPGAAGDVPIMPFVGDVTSSPSADTKDAVYAANFSHADERAVPGRYSVGLDSGARADLAVSQRAGVADFSFPADKPASLLFRVSNSLNGSEDAQVEIDRANRKVTGSVLTGAFCGRRANGGTNNRKSYYRLYFSASFDRAFSSAGTWKDGTLSPGATTGSGGEGYATGADRAGRGSGGYVGFDTGSDNDVHMRLGISYVSLAGAEANLREEIAPKASVDQVAAAGSRAWDRELRSVRVGGGSAAQRTAFYTALYHSLQQPNLVSDTDGRYPGMDGKAHRITRGQGAQYSNFSGWDQYRAQIQLLALLKPRIAGDFAQSLYNFARQNGGVWDRWVHINGPTHVMTGDPTAATLATFYAMGVRNFDYRGAFDSLAKQATVPHPDGLSDAGCPGQCTGQRPNLAQYMASGYAAQDVCHCWGGAAETLEDSVADDALGRWAKLLGRDGQAADFAERGGWWRNVFNPAATDGAGTDGYIQARNLDGSWVTPFSPGSDRGFAQGTSATYTWMVPQDVQGLAEAMGGREVAASRLDGFFHKADGSWSVKGGDALRYDPTNEPGIHAPWLYNALGQPWKTQATVRQIVDTVYGTGPTGLPGNDDLGTMSAWYVFSALGVYPQTPGSANLLLGAPLFPHAVVDRPGRDIVIDAPAADATHAYVGGVRLNGRTHDRSWTDGGLLRTGGTLKFTLATEPNTRWATAPAGLPR; from the coding sequence ATGGTCCTCAGATCCACCGCCGTGTCGCGGCGGTTCGGCACGAGAGCCGCCGCTCTCACGCTGACCACCGCGCTCGCCGCCGCACTGCCCGGCCCGGTCTCCTCCGCGGCCGACGCGACCGCCACGCCGGCCCGCCCCACCGCGTACGTCGATCCGCTCATCGGCACGGCGAACGGAGGCAACACCTACCCGGGTGCCAACCTCCCCTACGGCATGATCGGCTGGTCGCCGACCAGTACCAGGGGCGACCAGACGAGCACCGGCGCGGCCAACGGCTACGAGTACGGCGCGACCCGGCTGCGCGGGCTGAGCCTCACCCACGTCAACGGCGCGGGCTGCAACCCGGGCGCCGCCGGCGACGTACCGATCATGCCGTTCGTCGGGGACGTCACGTCGTCGCCGTCGGCGGACACCAAGGACGCCGTCTACGCGGCGAACTTCTCGCACGCCGACGAGCGGGCCGTGCCGGGCCGCTACTCCGTGGGGCTCGATTCCGGGGCCCGCGCGGACCTCGCGGTGTCGCAGCGGGCCGGTGTCGCCGACTTCTCGTTCCCCGCCGACAAGCCCGCCAGCCTGCTCTTCCGGGTGTCCAACTCGCTCAACGGCAGCGAGGACGCCCAGGTCGAGATCGACCGGGCGAACCGCAAGGTGACCGGGTCGGTGCTGACGGGCGCGTTCTGCGGCCGGCGCGCCAACGGCGGTACCAACAACCGCAAGAGTTACTACCGGCTCTACTTCAGCGCCTCCTTCGACCGCGCCTTCTCGTCCGCGGGTACGTGGAAGGACGGCACCCTCTCCCCCGGTGCCACCACGGGCAGCGGCGGCGAAGGGTACGCCACCGGCGCCGATCGCGCGGGACGTGGTTCCGGCGGGTATGTCGGCTTCGACACCGGGTCCGACAACGATGTCCACATGCGGCTCGGCATCTCGTACGTGAGTCTCGCGGGAGCCGAGGCGAACCTCCGCGAGGAGATAGCGCCGAAGGCGAGCGTCGACCAGGTGGCGGCGGCCGGGAGCCGGGCCTGGGACCGTGAGCTGCGGTCCGTGCGGGTCGGGGGCGGCAGTGCGGCCCAGCGGACCGCCTTCTACACCGCGCTGTACCACTCCCTCCAGCAGCCCAACCTGGTCAGCGACACCGACGGCCGCTATCCGGGCATGGACGGCAAGGCGCACCGGATCACGCGCGGGCAGGGGGCGCAGTACAGCAACTTCTCGGGCTGGGACCAGTACCGGGCGCAGATCCAGCTGCTCGCCCTGCTGAAGCCGCGTATCGCCGGGGACTTCGCCCAGTCGCTCTACAACTTCGCGCGGCAGAACGGCGGGGTCTGGGACCGGTGGGTGCACATCAACGGCCCGACCCATGTGATGACCGGCGATCCCACGGCGGCCACGCTCGCCACCTTCTACGCCATGGGAGTGCGCAACTTCGACTACCGCGGCGCCTTCGACTCACTGGCGAAGCAGGCCACCGTGCCGCATCCGGACGGGCTCTCCGACGCGGGCTGCCCCGGCCAGTGCACCGGCCAACGGCCCAACCTGGCCCAGTACATGGCCTCCGGGTACGCGGCGCAGGACGTCTGCCACTGCTGGGGCGGCGCAGCCGAGACCCTGGAGGACTCGGTCGCCGACGACGCGCTCGGCCGCTGGGCGAAGCTGCTCGGCCGTGACGGGCAGGCCGCCGACTTCGCCGAGCGGGGTGGGTGGTGGCGCAACGTCTTCAACCCCGCCGCGACGGACGGGGCGGGCACCGACGGGTACATCCAGGCGCGCAACCTGGACGGTTCGTGGGTCACGCCGTTCAGTCCCGGCAGCGACCGCGGGTTCGCCCAGGGCACGAGTGCCACGTACACCTGGATGGTGCCTCAGGACGTGCAGGGGCTCGCCGAGGCGATGGGGGGACGTGAGGTGGCCGCGAGCCGGCTCGACGGCTTCTTCCACAAGGCCGACGGGTCCTGGTCGGTGAAGGGCGGCGACGCGCTGCGCTACGACCCGACCAACGAGCCCGGCATCCACGCCCCCTGGCTCTACAACGCGCTCGGTCAGCCGTGGAAGACCCAGGCGACCGTCCGGCAGATCGTCGACACCGTCTACGGCACGGGCCCGACGGGGCTGCCCGGCAACGACGACCTCGGCACCATGTCCGCCTGGTACGTCTTCTCGGCGCTCGGCGTCTACCCGCAGACGCCGGGCAGCGCCAACCTGCTGCTGGGCGCGCCGCTGTTCCCGCACGCGGTGGTCGACCGGCCCGGCCGCGACATCGTCATCGACGCCCCGGCGGCCGACGCCACACACGCGTACGTCGGCGGAGTCCGGCTGAACGGCCGTACCCACGACCGGTCCTGGACGGACGGCGGCCTCCTGCGGACGGGTGGCACGCTCAAGTTCACTCTGGCCACGGAGCCGAACACCCGGTGGGCGACCGCGCCCGCCGGACTGCCCCGCTGA
- a CDS encoding S1 family peptidase, with product MRRTTTLSTGLASLLLIGSWAAVGTGSASAAAAPEAAPTSKAPASDALIDAMRRDFGLTKAGAEARLAAEKTATAAEPKAERAAGAAYGGSWFDADSGRLTVAVKSGASAATLDSVRATGASVRTVKYSARQLDAAKTRIDKLAAPEGVSNWYVDAESSSVVVGVVAAQRADNDVRKFLAKARTAGPVTVEETSKAPETFAAGTVGGDPFYTGNVRCSIGFSVHGGFVTAGHCGGAGQGVSGWDRSYIGNIQGSSFPENDYAWVNVGSGWWTVPVVLGWGTVSDQLVRGSNEAPVGASICRSGSTTHWHCGNVLAKNETVNYSQGAVRQMTKTSVCAEPGDSGGSFISGDQAQGVTSGGWGNCSTGGETWYQPINEILNRYGLTLHTA from the coding sequence TTGAGACGCACCACGACCCTGAGCACCGGCCTGGCCTCCCTCCTCCTCATCGGCTCCTGGGCAGCCGTCGGCACCGGATCCGCCTCGGCCGCCGCCGCCCCCGAAGCCGCCCCCACCTCGAAAGCCCCCGCCTCCGACGCCCTCATCGACGCCATGCGCCGGGACTTCGGCCTGACGAAGGCCGGAGCCGAGGCACGGCTCGCCGCCGAGAAGACGGCGACCGCCGCCGAACCGAAGGCCGAGCGCGCGGCCGGCGCCGCGTACGGCGGCTCCTGGTTCGACGCCGACAGCGGGAGGTTGACCGTCGCCGTCAAGAGCGGCGCGTCCGCCGCCACCCTCGACTCGGTACGCGCGACCGGGGCGAGCGTCCGCACCGTCAAGTACAGCGCACGGCAGCTCGACGCGGCCAAGACGCGCATCGACAAGCTGGCCGCGCCCGAGGGCGTCAGCAACTGGTACGTCGACGCCGAGTCGAGCTCGGTCGTCGTCGGCGTCGTCGCCGCGCAGCGGGCTGACAACGATGTCCGCAAGTTCCTCGCGAAGGCGCGGACCGCGGGTCCCGTCACCGTCGAGGAGACCAGCAAGGCACCCGAGACCTTCGCGGCCGGGACCGTCGGCGGCGACCCCTTCTACACCGGCAACGTCCGCTGTTCCATCGGCTTCTCGGTGCACGGCGGCTTCGTCACCGCCGGGCACTGCGGCGGGGCCGGGCAGGGTGTCAGCGGCTGGGACCGCTCGTACATAGGCAACATCCAGGGCTCGTCGTTCCCCGAGAACGACTACGCCTGGGTCAACGTCGGCAGCGGCTGGTGGACCGTGCCCGTCGTGCTCGGCTGGGGCACCGTCTCCGACCAGCTCGTGCGCGGCTCGAACGAGGCGCCGGTCGGTGCCTCCATCTGCCGGTCGGGGTCGACCACGCACTGGCACTGCGGCAATGTGCTGGCCAAGAACGAGACGGTCAACTACAGCCAGGGCGCTGTGCGTCAGATGACCAAGACCAGTGTCTGTGCGGAGCCGGGTGACTCGGGTGGCTCGTTCATCAGTGGTGACCAGGCTCAGGGTGTCACGTCGGGTGGGTGGGGCAACTGCTCCACCGGTGGTGAGACGTGGTACCAGCCGATCAATGAGATTCTCAACCGGTACGGGTTGACGCTGCACACGGCGTGA
- a CDS encoding PPOX class F420-dependent oxidoreductase — translation MTDDTGPGQNALLRLLCEYDGGVLTTIRRDGRPQLSNVNHAYYPDERIVRVSLTDGRAKTRNLRRDPRASYHVTSTDRWAYTVAEGIADLSPVAAGPGDETVEELIRLYRDVQGEHPDWDDYRAAMVRDARLVLRLHVERAYGIPLAR, via the coding sequence ATGACCGATGACACCGGCCCAGGCCAGAACGCACTGCTCCGACTCCTCTGCGAGTACGACGGCGGGGTGCTGACGACCATCAGGCGCGACGGGCGCCCTCAGCTGTCGAACGTCAACCACGCGTACTACCCCGACGAACGGATCGTGCGCGTGTCGCTCACCGACGGCCGCGCCAAGACGCGCAATCTGCGCCGCGACCCGCGGGCCTCGTACCACGTGACCAGCACGGACCGCTGGGCCTACACCGTGGCCGAGGGCATCGCCGACCTGTCACCCGTGGCCGCCGGCCCCGGCGACGAGACGGTGGAGGAGCTGATCCGGCTCTACCGGGACGTGCAGGGCGAGCATCCCGACTGGGACGACTACCGCGCGGCCATGGTCCGGGACGCCCGTCTCGTCCTGAGGCTGCACGTGGAGCGCGCGTACGGCATTCCGCTCGCCCGCTGA
- a CDS encoding ATP-binding protein — protein MSGRPMPCDIKELGTLFLFEKLDAEQLGRLCAEGRVELFEPGYVYEEGDPATCFFVLLEGTLVMSRRVGGDDVEINRTSQRGVYAGAMQAYLAAPDEARYKGSLRVTEPSRFFILPAETFSAVLREWFPMAVHLLEGLFFGSQNTQRTIGQRERLLALGSLSAGLTHELNNPAAAAVRATSALRERVAGMRHKLGMIATGPFARDALGTLVEIQERTAEQVAKATPLSPLEASDREDALGDWFDDHGISGGWELAPTFVQAGLDTDWLDQVAATVDEGTLEGAVRWLNYTVETELLMNEIEDSTTRVSNLVNAAKQYSQLDRAPYQVADVHELLDSTLMMLAGKIGSGVRIVKDYDRSLPRIPAYPGELNQVWTNLIDNAASAMGGEGTLTVRTALEREQVLVEFRDTGPGVPEEIRGRIFDPFFTTKPVGEGTGLGLDISWRIVVNKHHGHLQVRSEPGDTRFQVFLPLTAAESDSEPDSRPDSGPDTESSTGSDSPQEAS, from the coding sequence ATGAGCGGGCGGCCGATGCCGTGCGACATCAAGGAACTCGGCACGCTGTTCCTGTTCGAGAAGCTGGACGCCGAGCAGCTGGGGCGGCTGTGCGCCGAGGGCCGGGTGGAGCTGTTCGAGCCCGGTTACGTCTACGAGGAGGGGGATCCGGCCACGTGCTTCTTCGTCCTCCTGGAGGGCACGCTCGTGATGTCGCGGCGGGTCGGCGGCGACGACGTGGAGATCAACCGCACCTCACAGCGAGGGGTGTACGCGGGCGCCATGCAGGCCTATCTGGCGGCCCCGGACGAGGCGCGCTACAAGGGCTCCCTGCGCGTCACCGAGCCCTCGCGGTTCTTCATCCTGCCCGCCGAGACGTTCTCCGCGGTCCTGCGGGAGTGGTTCCCCATGGCCGTGCACCTGCTGGAAGGGCTGTTCTTCGGCAGCCAGAACACCCAGCGGACCATCGGGCAGCGTGAGCGGCTGCTGGCGCTCGGCTCGCTGTCCGCCGGACTGACGCACGAGCTCAACAACCCGGCCGCGGCGGCGGTGCGGGCCACGTCCGCGCTGCGCGAGCGCGTGGCCGGGATGCGGCACAAGCTCGGCATGATCGCGACGGGCCCGTTCGCGCGCGACGCACTGGGGACACTCGTCGAGATCCAGGAACGTACCGCCGAGCAGGTCGCCAAGGCCACGCCGCTGAGCCCGCTGGAGGCCTCCGACCGGGAGGACGCGCTGGGCGACTGGTTCGACGACCACGGCATCTCGGGCGGCTGGGAACTGGCGCCGACGTTCGTGCAGGCGGGGCTCGACACCGACTGGCTGGACCAGGTGGCGGCGACCGTGGACGAGGGGACCCTCGAAGGCGCGGTCCGGTGGCTCAACTACACGGTGGAGACCGAGTTGTTGATGAACGAGATCGAGGACTCCACGACCCGGGTCTCGAACCTCGTGAACGCGGCCAAGCAGTACTCCCAGCTCGACCGGGCGCCCTATCAGGTCGCCGATGTGCACGAACTGCTCGACAGCACCCTGATGATGCTCGCCGGGAAGATCGGGTCCGGCGTCCGGATCGTCAAGGACTACGACCGCTCGCTGCCCCGGATCCCCGCCTACCCGGGCGAGTTGAACCAGGTGTGGACCAACCTCATCGACAACGCCGCCTCGGCGATGGGCGGCGAGGGCACGCTGACCGTGCGCACCGCGCTCGAACGGGAACAGGTGCTCGTCGAGTTCCGCGACACGGGGCCCGGGGTGCCGGAGGAGATCCGCGGCCGGATCTTCGACCCGTTCTTCACCACGAAGCCCGTGGGCGAGGGCACCGGTCTCGGCCTCGACATCTCCTGGCGCATCGTCGTGAACAAACACCACGGGCATCTGCAGGTGCGCTCCGAGCCCGGCGACACCCGTTTCCAGGTCTTCCTCCCTCTCACCGCGGCGGAATCCGACTCCGAACCCGATTCCCGACCCGACTCCGGACCCGACACGGAATCCTCCACGGGATCCGACAGCCCTCAGGAGGCGTCATGA
- a CDS encoding DUF1206 domain-containing protein produces MNASTLTRGSRAGKRKAAPAIEGAARAGFTARGVIYLLVGLLALQIAFGGSGKQADQGGALQEVAGKPFGEVVLWALGVGLVGMALWRLSEAVFGAAGPDGDKAKKRVASAARAVFYGFVAYSVISFAAGAGGSGSSDGKSKDATAKAMELPAGRWLVAIAGVVILCAGVWMVVQAARRKYHKHMKLGEMSRKVRQTVDVTGVGGGVARGLVFAVAGGFAVRAAWDYEPDKAKGMDDTLRSFTETPVGPWLLVLIAVGLMLFGVFSFAMARYRKV; encoded by the coding sequence ATGAACGCAAGCACGTTGACACGAGGCAGCCGGGCGGGGAAGCGCAAGGCCGCCCCGGCGATAGAGGGGGCGGCGCGGGCGGGTTTCACCGCGCGCGGTGTCATCTACTTGCTGGTGGGCCTTTTGGCGCTGCAGATCGCCTTCGGCGGCAGCGGCAAGCAGGCGGACCAGGGCGGTGCGCTCCAGGAGGTCGCCGGGAAGCCCTTCGGCGAGGTGGTGCTCTGGGCGCTGGGCGTCGGACTGGTCGGCATGGCGCTCTGGCGCCTGTCGGAGGCGGTCTTCGGCGCCGCGGGCCCCGACGGTGACAAGGCGAAGAAGAGGGTGGCGTCGGCGGCACGGGCCGTGTTCTACGGCTTCGTCGCCTACTCCGTGATCTCCTTCGCCGCCGGAGCGGGCGGCAGCGGTTCGAGCGACGGCAAGTCCAAGGACGCGACGGCCAAGGCCATGGAGCTGCCCGCCGGACGGTGGCTCGTGGCCATAGCCGGCGTGGTGATCCTGTGCGCGGGCGTCTGGATGGTCGTGCAGGCCGCACGCCGCAAGTACCACAAGCACATGAAGCTCGGTGAGATGTCACGCAAGGTGCGCCAGACGGTCGACGTGACCGGCGTCGGTGGTGGTGTGGCCCGTGGTCTGGTGTTCGCCGTCGCCGGAGGTTTCGCGGTCCGCGCGGCCTGGGACTACGAGCCGGACAAGGCCAAGGGCATGGACGACACCCTGCGCTCCTTCACCGAGACCCCGGTGGGGCCGTGGCTGCTGGTGCTCATAGCCGTCGGTCTGATGCTCTTCGGGGTGTTCTCGTTCGCCATGGCCAGGTACCGCAAGGTCTGA